Within the Miscanthus floridulus cultivar M001 chromosome 2, ASM1932011v1, whole genome shotgun sequence genome, the region gaagtgacgaccatgacttcatggtcggtgaagtagtgcagaagCTTTCGGGTTGCCATCATCACGATGTATAGAAGCTTCTGAACCTGGAGGTACCAAACCTTAGcattggtgagtacctcaccgacaAAGTACACTGGTCATTGGACCTTCTAggggtgtcctagctcctccctttcgacgactagggtGGCTCTTACAACGTGGTTGTTTgccacgatgtagaggagaaggggttctccccactcgagagcgacgaggattagggccaacatcagtgatgctttgaggctttccaaagcctgctgTGCCTCCTTAGTCTAGATGAATGCatctgtcttcttgagaagtttatagaAAGGCATCCCCCGCTCACCTTGTCGGGAGATGAATCGTCTCAGGGCGGCCAAACAGTCGGTGAGCCTctgtatgcccttgacgttgcgtatagggcccatgttggagatggccgtgatttgtttggggttggctttgatgccacattTGGATACAATGTATTTGGGCAGCTTCCCCTTTTGAAGcctgaaaacatatttttcaggattcaatttgacgttgaaccttcgaaggttcacgaatgttgcggccaattttgtgatcaggtcgctggcttgagccgttttcaccgctatgtcatctacattgacaacgattgttggtttcagccgcTGGACTTGGTCAGGCTAGTTGGGAgggtcgatttggtcgatgaAGCATCGCTACATGCACAGTTGATAGGTgacgccagcgttctttagaccgaaaggtatggttacgtaacagtacgaaccatacggggtgatgaatgaagtcatgaGCTGGTTAAACTCTTTCATcgtaatctggtgatagcctgagtaggcatccagaaagaagAGGATGTCGcatcctgaggtagagtcgactatctggtctatgcatggtaaaggaaaatggtcctttggacacgccttattgaggccagtataatcaacacacattctccattttccggtcttctttttcacaagaacaggattagccagcaagtcagagtggtatacctctttgatgaatctagTTGCCAGGAGTTtagcgatctcctcgcctatggccctatgcctcttaTCGTCAAAGTGGTGTAGACGTTGCTTGGCATTGGCTGCACTTAATTCATCTTGAATTATTTGGCCCAGAGACTGTGCCTATGACACTGAGTATTCACCCATCATTGAAAGGTCTACATCATGTTTGTTTAAACTTGATGATTACCTATATTGTGTTGTCCCAAAAATATGAgaacttgtcctcgagcttgcacacctcctggcagtatactgccatgagagggcttttgcaagaggactccttcatgacttggtcgatgatcaTCTCTGAGTCGCCGTAGACATATAGCcatgtggcgccgagctcgacgatgatgcatagtccgttgatgagggcctcatattctgcgGCGTTGTTTGAGGCAGAAAAGTGGAGACGGATCATGTAGTAGAGCatgctcccatctagggagattagaaccactccagcccccgagccgggcgccatgaccgacccattgaagtacatcatccagtattcgtgggtgacgtctggggtcggg harbors:
- the LOC136537514 gene encoding uncharacterized protein is translated as MMMATRKLLHYFTDHEVMVITSYPLGDIICNHDTVGRISKWALELMGHDIRYIPYTAIKSQALADFIAEWMKVQLPTPDVTHEYWMMYFNGSVMAPGSGAGVVLISLDGSMLYYMIRLHFSASNNAAEYEALINGLCIIVELGATWLYVYGDSEMIIDQVMKESSCKSPLMAVYCQEVCKLEDKFSYFWDNTI